From uncultured Desulfobacter sp.:
CGTTATTACCAGAACAAACACGGCCAGCTGCTTTTCTGTATCACCCCGGATCCCCCGATTCTGGGCACCAGCCACGATGAAACCTCCATTCTTTTCCCGCAGGTCTGCTCCCGGATGGTTTCGCTCATGCCCCGCCTGAAAAATATCCGGGGCCGCCGGGTCTGGTGCGGATTGTACCCGATGACGCCGGACGGGTCTCCGTTTGTCAGCTGGAACCGGGAGGTCAACGGGCTGTTGCATGCCACCGGCATGTGCGGCCAGGGCTTCATGCTGGGACCCGGTGTCGGCGAAATCGTCGCCCGCATGGTTACCCGGAATGAAACGGCAGAGGACCGGATCGTCCTGGAAAAATTCAGCCTCTACCGCGACGTGGGCGCCGGCATGGAAGCGCTTAAATAAAGGCGGGTTTCACCGTTTGTCGGTGTGTTTTGGTCACTGCACGCCGATCAGCATCACGATTATACGAGTCCTTTACGAGGATTACCAAAAGAAAGTATATGAATTGCATCTGAACGAGATAAAGGGTAAGGATTAGAGCTTAAAAATTGGAAAAAGTACCCTTTACTGGTAATTCAATCATTGGGAGTAGCTTGTGGGGAAAAAAAGCAAAAAGAAGAATAAAAAGGGACTTAAGAAAAAGATAACAATTCGTAATACCGCCAACAGGCAATCGCCGGTACGCAGAGTAGAGGTGTCAGAGGATCCAATGCCTCAGGGTGGGAATGAGGATAGAAGGC
This genomic window contains:
- a CDS encoding FAD-binding oxidoreductase, with amino-acid sequence MQLFFQQGRALGTTFQFKADVSGFLVEKGAVTEPVQMFCPAMVVDMRPAEGLLNYYLYERIELTIWFFSIICCGLTSVEDQVGHGRYYQNKHGQLLFCITPDPPILGTSHDETSILFPQVCSRMVSLMPRLKNIRGRRVWCGLYPMTPDGSPFVSWNREVNGLLHATGMCGQGFMLGPGVGEIVARMVTRNETAEDRIVLEKFSLYRDVGAGMEALK